From the genome of Bacteroidota bacterium, one region includes:
- a CDS encoding cupin domain-containing protein produces the protein MDTLGLEPPPEEGGWYREVYRAAESIPTDGLLQRFDGPSTFATSIYYLLPGDEVSAFHRVRQDETWHFCEGSPLTLHTLGAAGTYAQLHLGRAVPDQQFQITIPGGTFFAATVDDPAAFAPVGCTVAPGFEFADFEAPSRAAPLAQ, from the coding sequence ATTGACACGCTCGGGCTAGAGCCACCGCCGGAGGAGGGCGGCTGGTACCGCGAGGTCTACCGCGCCGCGGAGTCGATCCCGACGGACGGCCTGCTCCAGCGCTTCGACGGCCCGAGCACCTTCGCCACCTCGATCTACTACCTCCTGCCGGGCGACGAGGTCTCCGCCTTCCACCGCGTCCGGCAAGACGAGACGTGGCACTTCTGCGAGGGCAGCCCGCTGACCCTCCATACGCTCGGCGCGGCAGGGACCTACGCGCAGCTTCACCTCGGTCGGGCCGTCCCGGACCAGCAGTTCCAGATCACCATTCCCGGCGGCACCTTCTTCGCCGCTACGGTCGATGACCCGGCGGCGTTCGCGCCCGTCGGCTGTACCGTCGCTCCCGGCTTCGAGTTCGCCGACTTCGAGGCCCCGTCGCGGGCCGCCCCTCTGGCGCAGTAA
- a CDS encoding DUF262 domain-containing protein gives MKVITTTTTIASYCEEMEEEKLVINRDYQRSHKVWPVKAKSYLIDTILLGFPVPKLSLYQKTDLRSRKTIKEIVDGQQRSMTIFEFSKDKFKITGDSEFSGRNFSNLEEDQQAAFLEYQLSLDLFVGATMEQIRQVFRRINSYNVPLNRQELRHATFQGEFKWFIVRLVERYAQSLKDIGAFKESQLSRMKDANLLTEIIDAAENGIVSASDTKLDDFYKEHDKLFELKEEYASLVDRAFDYLLEWNEIHNSPVVKPYNLYTLFLALMHHMRPFDSLQEEYMVDEPQVIDSGATLQSLSEVADVLSEPERADTDFNDFTEANSKATNRIGPRKTRFKFLCSRIKLQH, from the coding sequence ATGAAAGTTATAACTACGACGACGACGATTGCTTCCTACTGTGAAGAAATGGAAGAGGAGAAGCTTGTCATTAACCGCGACTACCAGCGCTCGCACAAGGTATGGCCGGTCAAGGCCAAGTCATATCTAATCGACACTATCCTCCTTGGTTTTCCCGTACCAAAGCTTTCTCTATATCAAAAGACTGATCTAAGAAGCAGAAAGACTATAAAGGAGATAGTGGATGGGCAGCAGCGTAGCATGACCATCTTCGAGTTCTCAAAAGACAAATTTAAAATAACCGGCGACAGCGAGTTCTCAGGACGTAATTTTTCAAACCTCGAAGAGGATCAGCAGGCAGCATTCCTAGAGTATCAGTTGAGTCTGGATTTATTCGTTGGTGCGACAATGGAGCAGATACGACAGGTATTCAGAAGAATAAACTCATATAATGTACCCCTTAACAGACAAGAGTTACGTCATGCTACCTTTCAAGGAGAGTTTAAATGGTTCATTGTAAGGCTGGTTGAGCGTTACGCTCAATCATTGAAAGATATTGGCGCTTTCAAAGAGAGTCAGCTAAGTAGAATGAAAGACGCCAATCTATTGACAGAAATAATTGATGCCGCTGAAAACGGAATTGTTAGCGCATCAGATACTAAGCTCGATGATTTCTACAAAGAACACGACAAGTTATTTGAATTGAAAGAGGAATATGCTTCTCTGGTTGATCGCGCCTTCGACTACTTACTAGAATGGAATGAGATCCACAACAGTCCAGTTGTAAAGCCTTACAACCTATACACACTATTCTTGGCGCTAATGCATCACATGCGTCCGTTTGACAGCTTACAGGAGGAATACATGGTAGATGAGCCGCAAGTTATCGACAGTGGAGCTACCCTGCAGTCTTTGAGCGAGGTTGCCGATGTTCTATCTGAACCGGAGAGGGCAGATACTGATTTCAACGACTTTACTGAGGCAAACTCGAAAGCCACCAACAGAATTGGGCCGCGGAAAACACGATTCAAGTTCCTATGCTCTAGAATCAAGCTGCAGCATTAG
- a CDS encoding NAD+ synthase — MKIALCQINPTVGDLDGNADTIVAFARRAAEAGADLAVFPELCVVGYPPLDLLESEAFLDDVEATIERIAVAVPPEIGVLIGAPVQNPSAIGKRLFNAALLFEGGEQVAEVRKVLLPTYDVFDEVRYFEPGTACEPVVFRSVRLGLHVCEDMWNNEEHAAVHLYAANPIDALADAGADLYVNISASPFALGKHEARNAVIAESCREHGLGFVLVNQVGANTEILFDGDSRVHDSRGTRILCAPSFEEALLVWDTEAETGPCPMQHDPITDLHDALVMGIRDYYEKTGAFDGALIGLSGGIDSAVTCALAVEALGADAVTGITMPSKYSSPGSVDDSRALAERLGIAFHEVPIVPAVDAFGTMLSGLFVGTDEGIAEENVQSRARGVTLMAVSNKFNKLLLTTGNKSEMAVGYATLYGDMSGGLAVLSDVFKQQVYALAEHVNARAGRDLIPRSTITKPPSAELRPDQLDSDSLPPYDVLDLILQLYIEELLDLREIVHRTGFDPALVARVLGMVDRNEYKRRQAPPGLRVSAKAFGHGRRIPIVMKRTRSLPKETEA; from the coding sequence ATGAAGATTGCCCTTTGCCAGATCAACCCCACCGTCGGCGACCTCGACGGCAACGCGGATACCATCGTCGCCTTCGCCCGCCGCGCGGCCGAGGCCGGAGCCGACCTCGCCGTCTTCCCCGAGCTGTGCGTCGTCGGCTACCCGCCGCTCGACCTGCTGGAGAGCGAAGCGTTCCTCGACGATGTAGAGGCGACCATCGAGCGGATCGCCGTCGCCGTACCGCCGGAGATCGGGGTGCTGATCGGCGCGCCGGTGCAGAACCCGAGCGCAATTGGCAAGCGGCTCTTCAACGCGGCGCTGCTGTTTGAGGGCGGCGAGCAGGTCGCCGAGGTGCGGAAGGTGCTGCTCCCGACCTACGACGTGTTCGACGAGGTCCGCTACTTCGAGCCGGGGACGGCGTGTGAGCCGGTCGTTTTCCGTAGCGTCCGGCTCGGGCTGCACGTCTGCGAGGACATGTGGAATAACGAGGAGCACGCCGCCGTCCACCTCTACGCCGCCAACCCCATCGACGCCCTCGCCGACGCCGGGGCCGACCTCTACGTCAACATCTCGGCCTCGCCGTTCGCGCTCGGCAAGCACGAAGCGCGCAACGCCGTCATCGCCGAGAGCTGCCGCGAGCACGGTCTGGGGTTCGTCCTCGTCAACCAGGTCGGGGCCAACACCGAGATCCTCTTCGACGGCGACAGCCGGGTCCACGACTCGCGGGGCACCCGCATCCTTTGCGCGCCGAGCTTCGAGGAGGCGCTGCTCGTGTGGGACACTGAAGCGGAGACCGGCCCGTGCCCGATGCAGCACGACCCCATCACCGACCTCCACGACGCGCTCGTGATGGGCATCCGGGACTACTACGAGAAAACCGGCGCGTTCGACGGCGCGCTCATCGGTCTCAGCGGCGGGATCGACTCGGCGGTGACGTGCGCGCTCGCGGTCGAAGCGCTCGGGGCCGACGCCGTCACCGGGATCACGATGCCGTCGAAGTACTCGTCGCCCGGCTCGGTGGACGACTCGCGGGCGCTCGCCGAGAGACTCGGGATCGCCTTCCACGAGGTGCCCATCGTCCCGGCGGTCGACGCGTTCGGGACGATGCTGTCGGGTCTGTTCGTGGGGACGGACGAGGGCATCGCCGAGGAGAACGTCCAGTCACGGGCGCGGGGCGTGACGCTGATGGCGGTCTCGAACAAGTTCAACAAGCTCCTCCTCACGACGGGCAATAAGAGCGAGATGGCCGTCGGCTACGCGACCCTCTATGGCGACATGTCGGGCGGCCTCGCGGTCCTCTCCGACGTCTTCAAGCAGCAGGTCTACGCCCTCGCAGAGCACGTCAACGCCCGCGCCGGGCGCGACCTCATCCCCCGAAGCACGATCACCAAGCCGCCCAGCGCCGAGCTCCGCCCGGACCAGCTCGACTCCGACTCGCTCCCGCCCTACGACGTGCTCGACCTGATCCTCCAGCTCTACATCGAGGAGCTGCTCGACCTCCGCGAGATCGTCCACCGGACGGGCTTCGACCCGGCGCTCGTGGCACGCGTGCTCGGGATGGTGGACCGGAACGAGTACAAGCGGCGGCAGGCCCCGCCGGGGCTGCGCGTCTCGGCGAAGGCGTTCGGCCACGGCCGCCGCATCCCGATCGTGATGAAGCGCACCCGCTCGCTGCCGAAGGAGACGGAGGCCTAG
- a CDS encoding VOC family protein has protein sequence MPARLGHLRLDVEDLARAAQFYTEVFGLTVHERATDDASHYAFLTDGQGMHHRLVLRQARDEAGRDLDDATRLDHFAWEVEDETALLAAVEKLKAMDVEMSLEEAGIAWQCYFRDPEGVRLELYCDRRTRAGGRPLWQGQQENLTLKALREAAG, from the coding sequence ATGCCTGCCCGCCTCGGCCACCTCCGCCTCGACGTCGAAGACCTCGCTCGCGCCGCCCAGTTCTACACCGAGGTCTTCGGCCTCACCGTCCACGAGCGTGCCACAGACGACGCGAGCCACTACGCCTTCCTCACCGACGGCCAGGGGATGCACCACCGGCTCGTCCTCCGCCAAGCCCGCGACGAGGCCGGACGCGACCTCGACGATGCGACGCGGCTCGACCACTTCGCGTGGGAGGTCGAGGACGAGACCGCGCTCCTCGCCGCTGTCGAGAAGCTGAAGGCGATGGACGTGGAGATGAGTCTGGAGGAGGCCGGGATCGCGTGGCAGTGCTACTTCCGCGACCCCGAGGGCGTCCGGCTCGAACTCTACTGCGACCGCCGCACCCGCGCCGGCGGGCGTCCGCTCTGGCAGGGGCAGCAGGAGAACCTGACGCTGAAAGCGCTCCGCGAGGCTGCGGGCTAG
- a CDS encoding SDR family oxidoreductase — protein sequence MSQSQNVLVTGSSSGFGLLIARTLLTGGHTVFATMRAPEGRNAEAAADLSAFADETSGTVHILDLDVTSDASVDQAVQRAISLEGHIDVVVNNAGFGGGGLTETFTVPQFETMFDVNVFGVQRVNRAVLPAMRARGKGLLVHISSTLGRVVLPFSGAYTASKFAVEGLAESLRYELAPTGVDVAIVQPGGFGTNFFDSMVPGADDARAESYGPLAEMPGQMWSGVGEMLQGDDAPDPQEVADAVATLIATPAGERPLRVVVDPMTGGDGAKAINETAAHVQQQTLEGFGMEGLLSVQPAEAS from the coding sequence ATGTCTCAGTCCCAGAACGTTCTCGTCACCGGCAGCAGCAGCGGCTTCGGTCTGCTGATCGCCCGCACCCTTCTCACCGGCGGGCACACCGTCTTCGCCACCATGCGCGCGCCCGAGGGCCGCAACGCGGAGGCCGCTGCCGACCTCAGCGCCTTCGCAGACGAAACCAGCGGCACCGTCCACATCCTTGACCTCGACGTGACCAGCGATGCGTCCGTCGACCAGGCCGTCCAGCGGGCGATCAGCCTGGAGGGTCACATCGATGTGGTGGTCAACAACGCGGGCTTCGGTGGCGGCGGACTGACGGAGACGTTCACGGTGCCGCAGTTCGAGACGATGTTCGACGTCAACGTATTCGGCGTGCAGCGCGTCAACCGCGCGGTGCTCCCTGCGATGCGGGCGCGCGGCAAGGGCCTGCTGGTTCACATTTCCAGCACGCTGGGCCGCGTCGTCCTCCCGTTCTCCGGTGCCTACACGGCGTCCAAGTTCGCCGTCGAGGGACTGGCCGAAAGCCTGCGCTACGAACTGGCTCCGACGGGCGTGGACGTGGCGATTGTCCAGCCGGGTGGTTTCGGCACTAACTTCTTCGACAGCATGGTCCCCGGTGCCGACGACGCCCGCGCCGAGAGCTACGGCCCTCTCGCCGAGATGCCTGGTCAGATGTGGAGCGGCGTCGGCGAGATGCTCCAGGGCGACGATGCCCCCGATCCCCAAGAGGTCGCCGACGCGGTGGCGACGCTCATCGCCACCCCGGCGGGCGAGCGCCCTCTGCGCGTCGTGGTAGACCCGATGACGGGCGGCGACGGCGCGAAGGCGATCAACGAAACCGCGGCCCATGTGCAGCAGCAGACGCTCGAAGGGTTCGGCATGGAAGGCCTGCTGTCCGTCCAGCCCGCCGAAGCCTCGTGA
- a CDS encoding TetR/AcrR family transcriptional regulator yields the protein MPRSKAFDPDAALDRAVDLFWQRGYEAVSIQDLVDHLGISRSSLYQTFGDKQALWLAALDRYKQQGEGEARLLRESETEPLAALRRYFQAIVDYAAADADYRGCLLANAAVERGPSDAETARRAEAALAGMQQTFEQVIQRAQAAGELPADRAATALGRYLANAVYGLKATARLGPSKAALQDVVDQTLRTLE from the coding sequence ATGCCCCGATCCAAAGCCTTCGACCCCGACGCCGCGCTCGACCGCGCCGTCGACCTGTTCTGGCAGCGCGGCTACGAAGCCGTCTCGATTCAGGACCTCGTCGATCACCTCGGGATCAGCCGCAGCAGCCTCTACCAGACCTTCGGCGACAAGCAGGCGCTCTGGCTCGCGGCGCTCGACCGCTACAAGCAGCAGGGCGAGGGCGAGGCTCGGCTCCTGCGTGAGTCGGAGACCGAACCGCTCGCCGCGCTCCGGCGCTACTTCCAGGCCATCGTGGACTATGCCGCCGCCGACGCGGACTACCGGGGCTGCCTCCTCGCCAACGCCGCCGTCGAGCGCGGCCCATCAGACGCCGAGACAGCGCGCCGGGCCGAGGCCGCTCTCGCCGGGATGCAGCAGACCTTCGAGCAAGTCATCCAGCGAGCGCAGGCGGCAGGCGAACTGCCTGCGGATCGGGCTGCGACGGCACTCGGGCGCTACCTCGCCAACGCCGTCTACGGGCTGAAGGCGACCGCACGGCTCGGCCCGTCGAAGGCCGCGCTGCAAGATGTGGTAGACCAGACGCTGCGGACGCTGGAATAA